A genomic region of Fluviispira vulneris contains the following coding sequences:
- a CDS encoding acyl-CoA dehydrogenase family protein: MAMFELNETQRQLFEMAKDFSNKEVWPKARELDETAKFPMDLLKKTHELGMLNAFVPEEVGGLGLGTFDHCLISEALAMGCAGFCTAALANDLAAVPVILSENKHAWKDFLAPMVEECQMASYCVTEPGAGSDVAGIKTTAKKSGDKYIINGSKMWITNANYASWFFVLAKTDSSKGHKGMSGFIVSAKTPGITIGRKEDNMGQRCSDTRGVTFDNVEVPAKYLLGKEGDGFKLAMGAFDRTRPAVAAEALGLSQRAMMCAIDYAKQRQAFGKTISENQGVSFMIAEMARDIEASRLLVWKAADEVDAGRKNTYYASIAKMFAADACMRITTNAVQIFGGYGYNREYPVEMLMRDAKIFQIYEGTSQIQRMIVGRMLLDI, from the coding sequence ATGGCTATGTTTGAACTTAATGAAACCCAAAGGCAATTGTTTGAAATGGCGAAAGATTTTTCGAATAAAGAAGTATGGCCTAAAGCGCGTGAATTGGACGAAACAGCAAAATTCCCAATGGATTTATTAAAGAAGACACATGAACTTGGAATGTTAAATGCATTTGTGCCTGAAGAAGTCGGTGGGCTTGGTTTGGGCACATTTGATCATTGTTTAATTTCGGAAGCTTTGGCCATGGGGTGTGCTGGTTTCTGTACAGCGGCTTTGGCGAATGATTTGGCCGCAGTTCCTGTTATTCTTTCTGAAAATAAGCATGCATGGAAAGATTTTTTGGCACCTATGGTTGAAGAATGCCAAATGGCTTCCTACTGCGTAACGGAGCCAGGTGCAGGAAGTGATGTTGCAGGAATTAAGACGACAGCAAAAAAATCGGGCGATAAATATATTATCAATGGATCAAAAATGTGGATCACAAATGCAAACTATGCATCGTGGTTTTTTGTGCTTGCTAAAACTGACTCCTCTAAGGGGCACAAAGGAATGTCAGGTTTTATTGTTTCAGCAAAAACACCTGGCATTACGATTGGTAGAAAAGAAGATAATATGGGTCAACGCTGCAGCGACACACGGGGCGTGACCTTTGATAACGTTGAGGTGCCTGCTAAATATTTACTTGGTAAAGAAGGTGACGGGTTTAAACTCGCCATGGGGGCTTTTGATAGGACACGCCCTGCCGTTGCTGCAGAAGCTTTAGGCTTAAGCCAGCGGGCTATGATGTGTGCAATTGATTATGCAAAACAAAGACAGGCATTTGGTAAAACTATATCTGAAAATCAAGGTGTTAGCTTTATGATTGCAGAAATGGCGCGGGATATTGAAGCTTCGCGTTTACTCGTATGGAAAGCTGCGGATGAGGTGGATGCAGGGAGAAAAAATACATATTATGCTTCGATAGCTAAGATGTTTGCAGCTGATGCCTGTATGAGAATTACCACAAATGCGGTTCAGATATTTGGTGGGTATGGATATAATAGAGAATATCCTGTTGAAATGCTTATGCGGGATGCAAAAATATTTCAAATATATGAAGGAACATCCCAAATTCAAAGAATGATTGTTGGAAGAATGCTGCTAGACATCTAA
- the ribH gene encoding 6,7-dimethyl-8-ribityllumazine synthase encodes MIKASEAKIGIVVARFNEVITSRLASGAKNILIRRGVKPENIIEIEVPGAFETPFAAQLLIDNKKVHGVVALGAVIRGSTDHYDYVCSSTSSGLMNVQLSRSVPVCFGILTCDTMEQAIDRAGGKLGNKGSDVADSLLEMILLRSSLLGNLSL; translated from the coding sequence ATGATAAAGGCTTCAGAAGCAAAAATTGGCATTGTTGTTGCAAGATTTAATGAGGTTATAACGTCTCGACTTGCTTCAGGTGCAAAAAATATTCTCATTCGGCGTGGCGTAAAACCTGAAAATATTATTGAAATTGAGGTACCAGGGGCATTTGAAACGCCATTTGCAGCTCAACTTTTAATAGATAATAAAAAAGTACACGGAGTTGTTGCTCTTGGAGCCGTGATTCGTGGATCAACAGATCATTATGATTATGTTTGTTCATCCACATCTTCTGGTTTGATGAATGTTCAACTTTCTCGCTCAGTTCCAGTTTGTTTTGGCATACTTACGTGCGATACAATGGAACAGGCAATCGATAGGGCGGGTGGAAAACTTGGCAACAAAGGCAGTGATGTTGCTGATTCGTTATTAGAAATGATCTTGCTCAGATCCTCATTATTAGGAAATTTATCATTATGA
- the nusB gene encoding transcription antitermination factor NusB, which produces MIEGVTGLKPADFKQVRRFAVQFAYQQDVNQQYVMQKSVLEQFIKQSEVSENQRAFLRSLLAAVFEKSKIVDDLIEKNAKNWKISRIARVDLAVLRIATVELLERTDTDIGVVISEAASIAQEYGSSNSASFVNGILDAIAKTVRSA; this is translated from the coding sequence ATGATAGAAGGTGTAACTGGACTCAAACCAGCCGATTTTAAGCAAGTGAGAAGGTTTGCGGTTCAATTTGCTTATCAGCAAGATGTAAATCAACAATATGTTATGCAAAAAAGTGTTTTAGAACAGTTTATTAAACAATCTGAAGTGTCTGAGAATCAAAGAGCTTTTTTGCGTTCTTTATTAGCGGCTGTATTTGAGAAAAGCAAAATAGTCGATGATTTAATCGAAAAAAATGCAAAAAATTGGAAAATTTCGCGCATTGCTCGAGTTGATTTAGCGGTTCTTAGAATTGCAACAGTTGAGCTTTTAGAGCGAACCGATACAGATATTGGAGTTGTTATTTCTGAAGCAGCTTCTATTGCGCAAGAATATGGCTCTTCAAACTCAGCTTCATTTGTAAACGGTATTCTCGATGCGATTGCTAAAACTGTACGTTCTGCTTGA
- a CDS encoding PilZ domain-containing protein, with amino-acid sequence MVKKSYEKRKSKRHDINFIISIFQNKKPIALHNSVKDFSLNGCAIYISNNHSFQVNDVVELHVEENFLKKNLEINIEPIIGVIKYLDKENIFYAGIEFKNLSENNVKVIKYIIENGVILKKFPQTWQLSK; translated from the coding sequence ATGGTAAAAAAAAGTTATGAAAAAAGAAAAAGTAAGAGACATGATATAAACTTTATAATATCAATTTTTCAAAATAAAAAGCCTATAGCTCTCCACAATTCAGTTAAAGATTTTTCTTTAAATGGTTGTGCAATATATATTTCTAATAATCATAGTTTTCAAGTCAATGACGTTGTAGAGTTGCATGTTGAAGAAAATTTTCTTAAAAAAAATCTAGAAATTAATATTGAACCAATTATTGGTGTTATTAAATATTTGGATAAAGAAAATATATTTTATGCAGGGATTGAGTTTAAAAATCTTAGTGAAAATAATGTAAAAGTAATAAAATATATTATCGAAAATGGAGTGATTTTAAAAAAGTTCCCTCAGACTTGGCAGCTTTCTAAATAA
- a CDS encoding DEAD/DEAH box helicase: MTSHSFIDFVFPQFLANNWQNGISIYRSGGVYNFNSYGELLSGKVKAGIGENYEVRMKIHAHGKFVQWMECTCQANRRRAEKCAHIAAFCIYLDQEKALYLQKFNLGTGGSELYLNSTASKPRLTQTDENKTSTFNAQEKWEIINDAKQTLESNSFENIFTSNVLEIISIDLDKEEPWLNVLVKLDASKKLNYRFGIDDTCKLLFNTNQYEKATKSVLKLIDHGVTAKRYFDIKNHKNSGFLIQKNINIFKNNNSIKKIVLSDLQTSHVGKHGIFYAKIGYIPFVDKMNATQISRWQEYPKSGIVEGDTAATLIESEFTRLKETAEVVLHNNLSKVKVFNKTIIPEFTLNKDLDGAILIDAKFNSKAEDKIDGNTSGTLLQILRARAEGKQYLQTEKGFVKINAEFDWLQNKIQQDGQIKLSTLEFIRFHEQFGTESKVKGKADIINKIRAGLISREKLSLPSLKETQLNLRPYQEDGLKWLWWLYSNQLGGLLADEMGLGKTHQAMGLISSIAKRDDFSISLVVCPTSVIDHWLDKMSKYIPKVKCICYHGSLRKNYLMDLQKNIKGHFVFVTSYGILLRDIQLIMQKKWNLVILDEAHLVKNQSTRTYKAACKIESNMRLCLTGTPLENDLMELKNLFDYIAPSYLGSDSEFKKKYMSNDEIHNPIADIELHRLIHPFKMRRNKLDVLTDLPDKVEDIRYCHLNLAQKKLYNEVLNLKGKKLIDDLQNEKSPVPYIHIFSLISLLKQICDDPSIIDPRYSQLGSGKLKVFDELLGEALESNQKVVVFSQYAKMVTKLSERLNAQGIQHVILTGQSVNRGSIVKEFQENKDVKVFIGSLLAGGTGIDLTSASVVIHFDRWWNAAKENQATDRIHRIGQIRNVQVYKLVTRGTLEERIDDIISRKRMIFERFVEQDEEVFKHLSRDDLLQLLKAPSDDTEIESNDEDSIEVYNI; encoded by the coding sequence ATGACTTCTCATTCGTTTATTGATTTTGTTTTCCCACAATTCCTTGCTAACAATTGGCAAAATGGAATTTCAATTTATAGATCTGGTGGAGTTTATAATTTCAACTCCTACGGAGAGCTTTTAAGCGGAAAAGTTAAGGCAGGTATTGGTGAAAATTATGAAGTGCGGATGAAAATTCATGCGCATGGAAAATTTGTTCAATGGATGGAATGTACTTGTCAAGCAAATAGAAGAAGAGCTGAGAAATGCGCACATATTGCTGCATTTTGTATTTACTTAGATCAAGAAAAAGCTCTTTATTTACAGAAATTTAATTTAGGTACAGGTGGTTCTGAACTTTATTTAAATAGCACAGCCAGCAAACCAAGACTTACCCAAACAGATGAAAATAAAACGAGCACATTCAATGCCCAAGAGAAATGGGAAATAATAAATGATGCTAAGCAAACATTAGAAAGCAATAGTTTTGAAAATATTTTTACTTCCAACGTTTTGGAAATTATTTCTATTGATTTAGACAAAGAAGAACCGTGGTTAAATGTTCTTGTTAAGCTGGATGCTTCAAAAAAATTAAATTATCGTTTTGGAATTGATGACACTTGCAAACTATTATTCAATACCAACCAATACGAAAAAGCGACTAAAAGCGTTCTTAAACTCATTGACCATGGTGTAACGGCAAAAAGATATTTTGATATTAAAAATCATAAAAACTCCGGTTTTTTAATTCAAAAAAATATAAATATTTTTAAAAATAATAATTCAATTAAAAAAATTGTATTAAGCGATCTACAAACATCACATGTTGGAAAACATGGAATATTTTATGCTAAAATCGGTTATATTCCTTTTGTCGACAAAATGAATGCAACTCAGATTTCACGTTGGCAAGAATATCCTAAATCTGGAATTGTAGAAGGAGATACAGCAGCAACTTTGATTGAAAGTGAATTTACACGTCTTAAAGAAACTGCTGAAGTTGTTTTACATAATAATCTTTCAAAAGTTAAAGTTTTTAATAAAACTATTATTCCTGAATTCACTCTAAATAAAGATTTAGATGGAGCTATTTTAATCGATGCTAAATTTAATTCTAAAGCTGAAGATAAAATAGATGGAAATACTTCAGGTACACTCTTGCAAATATTAAGAGCTCGCGCCGAAGGTAAACAGTATCTGCAAACAGAAAAAGGATTTGTTAAGATTAACGCTGAGTTTGACTGGCTACAAAACAAAATCCAGCAAGATGGACAAATTAAACTTTCAACTCTTGAATTCATACGTTTTCATGAACAATTTGGCACAGAAAGCAAAGTCAAAGGCAAAGCGGATATTATTAATAAAATTCGTGCAGGTCTTATTTCAAGAGAAAAATTATCTTTACCATCTTTAAAAGAAACACAACTTAATTTACGCCCATATCAAGAAGATGGATTAAAATGGCTTTGGTGGCTTTATAGCAACCAACTTGGTGGACTTCTTGCAGATGAAATGGGACTCGGTAAAACGCACCAAGCGATGGGACTCATATCAAGTATTGCTAAACGCGATGATTTTTCGATATCTTTAGTAGTGTGCCCGACCAGTGTGATCGACCATTGGCTTGATAAAATGAGTAAGTATATTCCGAAAGTTAAATGCATCTGTTATCATGGATCTCTGCGAAAAAACTATTTAATGGATTTACAAAAAAATATAAAAGGTCATTTTGTTTTTGTAACAAGTTACGGAATCCTATTAAGAGATATTCAACTGATAATGCAAAAAAAATGGAATTTAGTTATTTTGGATGAAGCTCATTTAGTAAAAAATCAAAGCACGCGAACATACAAAGCAGCTTGCAAAATTGAAAGCAATATGCGCCTATGTTTGACAGGGACACCGCTTGAAAATGATTTAATGGAACTTAAAAACTTATTCGATTATATAGCTCCAAGTTATTTAGGCAGTGATAGTGAATTTAAAAAGAAATATATGTCAAATGATGAAATTCATAATCCAATCGCAGATATTGAATTGCATCGACTGATTCATCCTTTTAAAATGCGTAGAAATAAACTTGATGTACTTACTGATCTTCCAGATAAAGTTGAAGATATTCGCTATTGTCATTTAAATTTAGCACAAAAAAAGCTCTATAATGAAGTGTTAAATTTAAAAGGAAAAAAATTAATCGATGATTTACAAAATGAAAAAAGCCCTGTTCCATATATCCATATATTCAGCTTAATAAGTCTTTTAAAACAAATTTGTGATGATCCCTCTATCATTGATCCAAGATATTCACAGTTAGGCAGTGGTAAGTTAAAAGTATTTGATGAATTGCTAGGAGAAGCTCTTGAAAGTAATCAAAAAGTAGTCGTATTTTCCCAATATGCAAAAATGGTTACTAAACTTTCTGAAAGACTGAATGCTCAAGGAATTCAGCATGTGATTTTAACAGGACAATCTGTCAATAGAGGGAGTATTGTTAAAGAATTTCAAGAAAATAAAGATGTAAAAGTATTTATTGGTTCATTATTAGCTGGTGGAACAGGGATAGATTTAACTTCAGCAAGTGTTGTTATTCACTTTGACAGATGGTGGAATGCTGCAAAAGAAAATCAAGCTACCGATAGAATTCACCGCATTGGCCAGATAAGGAATGTTCAAGTTTATAAACTTGTCACAAGGGGAACATTAGAAGAAAGAATTGATGACATTATCAGTAGGAAAAGGATGATTTTTGAAAGATTTGTTGAACAAGATGAAGAAGTCTTTAAACATCTTTCACGTGATGATCTTTTACAATTACTAAAAGCTCCTTCGGATGATACTGAGATCGAGTCGAATGACGAAGACAGCATAGAAGTATATAATATATAA
- a CDS encoding penicillin-binding transpeptidase domain-containing protein: protein MDFSFSNIIKKPLHSLIVSLFFFSAPIHAQVKNANINSISQKSVANLAKVKKLNKQKVNQNKFKYKKASRQNTKSRYKASNYERYGKNDLKTNYVTAQPVLFSAYSSSYLINAKKLNPNTVKVKAYTDPRESLNNNGTPLNTPFGQVEWPEISNKMFLKNGKIYSYYKNYKLELTIDPQLQDASEKYLSQSRIINGSTAIIDPKSGKILALSQNGGNRNASVSVSSRAPAASLMKIITASAAIEKRNLNPYDEISFRGGCGNLRNGNWLADPSRDKQKMTFAKAFGSSCNTAFARLALYEVGLASLKSYAEKFMFNKPIPSDLKLQTSMFLLPDPDTATPQEVAEAGAGFGATKLNPVHAALLSATVNNHGIMMAPYLVEAAYNSDGKEVYRAKPMQIGRIISQQTALKIETLMLATISSGTSRRTFHKAGTRADANEIGGKTGTLLDPENRDVLYTWFSGIAPLNSPNSIAIGTVVASPQNWVVRASSVAQTTLADYLKFEKNDSRVASRSN from the coding sequence ATGGATTTTTCTTTTTCTAATATTATAAAAAAGCCTCTTCATTCTCTTATTGTTTCTTTATTTTTTTTCTCTGCACCAATACATGCGCAAGTGAAAAATGCGAATATCAATTCAATATCTCAAAAATCTGTCGCAAATTTAGCCAAAGTTAAGAAATTAAATAAACAAAAAGTTAATCAGAATAAATTCAAATACAAAAAAGCATCTAGACAGAATACAAAATCAAGATACAAAGCAAGCAATTATGAACGTTACGGGAAAAATGATTTAAAAACTAATTATGTCACAGCTCAACCCGTGCTTTTTTCTGCGTATTCTAGCTCATACTTAATTAATGCTAAAAAATTAAATCCAAACACTGTTAAAGTAAAGGCTTACACTGATCCAAGAGAATCATTAAATAATAACGGAACACCATTGAACACACCGTTTGGTCAAGTTGAATGGCCTGAAATCTCAAATAAAATGTTTTTAAAAAATGGAAAAATTTATTCATATTATAAAAATTATAAATTGGAATTAACGATCGACCCTCAACTGCAAGACGCTTCAGAAAAGTACTTAAGTCAATCTAGAATTATAAATGGTTCAACAGCTATTATTGATCCTAAATCAGGAAAGATCCTTGCTCTTTCGCAAAATGGCGGAAACAGAAATGCCAGTGTTTCAGTCAGTTCGCGTGCCCCTGCAGCAAGTTTAATGAAAATTATCACAGCATCTGCCGCCATAGAAAAAAGAAATTTAAATCCATATGATGAAATTTCATTTCGAGGAGGTTGCGGTAATCTCAGAAATGGCAATTGGCTAGCGGATCCATCTCGAGACAAACAAAAAATGACTTTTGCTAAAGCTTTTGGCTCAAGCTGTAATACTGCTTTCGCCCGCTTAGCACTTTATGAAGTAGGTTTAGCTTCACTCAAGTCATATGCTGAAAAGTTTATGTTTAATAAACCAATTCCAAGTGATTTGAAGCTACAAACAAGTATGTTTTTGCTCCCTGACCCTGATACAGCAACTCCTCAGGAGGTGGCTGAAGCCGGTGCAGGATTTGGCGCAACGAAATTAAACCCAGTACATGCGGCTCTTCTTTCTGCAACTGTTAATAATCATGGTATAATGATGGCACCTTATTTAGTAGAGGCTGCTTACAATTCAGACGGAAAGGAAGTTTACAGAGCAAAACCTATGCAAATCGGACGAATAATCTCTCAACAAACTGCTTTAAAAATAGAAACCTTGATGTTAGCAACAATATCATCGGGTACAAGCCGTAGAACTTTTCATAAGGCAGGAACTCGAGCTGACGCTAATGAAATTGGCGGTAAAACAGGAACTTTGCTCGATCCAGAAAATAGAGATGTTCTTTACACTTGGTTTAGTGGTATTGCTCCACTCAACTCTCCGAATAGCATAGCTATTGGAACTGTGGTGGCAAGCCCACAAAATTGGGTCGTCAGAGCAAGTTCAGTTGCTCAAACAACTCTTGCAGACTACTTAAAGTTTGAAAAAAATGACAGTCGAGTAGCGAGTCGCAGTAATTAA
- a CDS encoding bactofilin family protein encodes MFSKVKDAKVLSSVQGIENSSKKYKGVPFSLLGSQTFFQGKVILKGEARLAGHVEGTIISEDILILEESALIKGEIHGVIVEISGIFEGNLYAADTLRLTSSARVEGEISSYKLIVEEGAKLRGKLSCLEAPRHSVDEIVLSVVS; translated from the coding sequence GTGTTTTCAAAAGTGAAAGATGCTAAAGTCTTGTCGTCAGTGCAAGGTATTGAGAATTCTTCAAAAAAATATAAAGGTGTGCCATTTTCTCTTTTAGGCAGCCAAACATTTTTTCAAGGAAAAGTTATTTTAAAAGGTGAAGCACGTTTGGCAGGGCATGTTGAAGGCACGATTATTTCAGAAGATATCTTGATTTTAGAAGAATCAGCTCTGATAAAAGGTGAAATTCATGGTGTCATTGTTGAAATTAGCGGTATTTTTGAAGGCAACCTTTATGCGGCTGACACTTTAAGACTCACTTCTTCAGCTCGCGTGGAAGGCGAAATATCTTCCTATAAATTAATAGTTGAAGAAGGTGCTAAATTGCGAGGAAAACTCTCGTGTTTAGAAGCTCCAAGACACTCAGTTGATGAAATTGTTTTGAGTGTTGTTTCTTAA
- a CDS encoding COX15/CtaA family protein produces the protein MKNIKNFAFYSWAFLVFNFFVVLNGAFVRATGSGAGCGEHWPLCNGQFIPDFAKVHTIVEFSHRTLSGLAGIGAIVLLAWSFKVTQKGSPIRKTALCAFCLMVFEALLGAGLVLFGLVANNSSVFRAYVMSLHLISTFLLLASIALTAYYSSGFGVAQLRGQNKKLFFIAIAILGLFFIGVSGAITALGDTLFKPNYVGEGLFAENEGTTHFLKSLRIYHPIFAVLISFYIIVITWNFAHKNSTKRIKKFAYFITFIIVVQILCGFINIALLAPVWMQIVHLLTGDIVWVACILFCNEVLSEEKFLEKVFRYS, from the coding sequence ATGAAAAATATTAAAAATTTTGCATTTTATAGTTGGGCTTTCCTTGTTTTTAATTTTTTTGTTGTTCTAAATGGTGCCTTTGTACGTGCCACGGGTTCAGGAGCGGGTTGTGGTGAGCATTGGCCACTCTGCAATGGCCAGTTTATACCTGATTTTGCAAAGGTTCATACAATTGTTGAATTTTCCCACAGAACATTGAGCGGGCTTGCTGGAATAGGCGCAATCGTTTTGCTTGCTTGGTCTTTTAAAGTAACGCAAAAAGGGAGCCCTATTCGAAAGACAGCGTTATGTGCTTTTTGCTTAATGGTATTCGAAGCCCTATTAGGGGCAGGCCTTGTGCTATTTGGTTTAGTGGCAAATAACTCTTCTGTTTTTAGAGCCTATGTTATGTCTCTGCATTTGATAAGTACTTTTCTATTGCTCGCTTCAATTGCTTTAACAGCTTATTATTCTTCTGGTTTTGGAGTTGCACAGCTCCGTGGACAAAATAAGAAATTATTTTTTATTGCTATTGCAATTTTAGGACTATTTTTTATAGGAGTGAGCGGTGCTATCACTGCTTTAGGGGACACTCTCTTCAAACCCAATTATGTTGGTGAAGGGTTATTTGCAGAAAATGAAGGGACGACTCACTTTTTAAAATCATTACGAATCTATCATCCTATTTTTGCGGTATTAATTTCATTCTATATCATTGTAATTACTTGGAACTTTGCTCATAAAAATTCTACAAAAAGAATTAAAAAATTTGCTTACTTTATTACGTTTATTATTGTAGTTCAAATCTTGTGTGGTTTTATTAATATTGCTTTATTAGCACCTGTGTGGATGCAAATTGTACATTTATTAACGGGTGATATCGTTTGGGTTGCCTGTATCTTATTTTGCAATGAGGTTCTTTCTGAGGAGAAATTTCTTGAAAAAGTGTTCCGATATTCTTAA
- a CDS encoding multidrug effflux MFS transporter gives MKKCSDILKIFILILVISLPSFSTDSYIPSLPHMVEDLNTTQPLIQLTLSFYMIGFAISMLTCGSLSDRFGRRPILLIGLSLFLIASFACVFAQNVWFLIIARFFQALGGCCGIVLGRTIVRDSFEKKDQVKVLTYMATGMAISPAIAPIIGGILQTYFGWRSSFVLLILLSAIILALVYFKIEETNKNLNPKATHLRALFKNYKEILSNRTYLGYTLTISFAWCAYFSFISSSSFIFQDIIGVSSVLYGIIFAMVSLGYVFGTIMARKLSAKYHLNYVLSFATIICFLSSLMLIIFALLNYVSVLAILPPIIVLMFGIGIIFPLTQVGMMDLFPKMLGIASGLFFFIEIMFGVFAGYISGSFKSDNQIPMATVMFISSTFLVVFYYLLIMRKKAT, from the coding sequence TTGAAAAAGTGTTCCGATATTCTTAAGATTTTTATTTTGATTTTGGTTATTTCTCTACCTTCCTTTTCGACTGATTCTTATATTCCATCCCTTCCGCACATGGTTGAAGACTTAAATACAACTCAACCACTCATACAATTGACACTCAGTTTTTATATGATTGGTTTTGCTATCTCTATGTTAACATGTGGATCTTTATCTGATCGTTTTGGGAGAAGACCTATTTTATTAATTGGCCTCTCTTTATTTTTAATAGCTTCGTTTGCATGTGTTTTTGCACAAAATGTTTGGTTTTTAATTATTGCTCGCTTCTTTCAAGCGCTTGGAGGCTGCTGCGGAATCGTTTTAGGGCGAACAATTGTTCGAGATTCATTTGAGAAAAAGGATCAAGTCAAAGTATTAACATATATGGCAACAGGTATGGCAATATCACCCGCTATCGCACCAATTATAGGAGGGATTCTTCAAACCTACTTTGGATGGAGATCCTCATTTGTATTATTAATTCTATTATCTGCAATAATATTAGCATTAGTATATTTTAAGATCGAAGAAACAAATAAAAATTTAAATCCAAAAGCAACACATCTCAGAGCATTATTTAAAAACTATAAAGAAATTTTATCAAATAGAACATATCTAGGCTATACTCTAACTATTTCTTTTGCATGGTGTGCGTATTTTTCATTTATATCGTCTTCTTCTTTTATTTTCCAAGATATAATAGGTGTGTCATCAGTTCTTTATGGAATCATATTTGCTATGGTCTCTTTAGGATATGTTTTTGGGACAATAATGGCGAGAAAATTATCAGCAAAATATCATTTAAATTATGTTCTTAGTTTTGCTACTATCATATGCTTTCTAAGTTCTTTAATGTTAATAATTTTTGCATTGTTAAATTATGTTTCAGTATTAGCTATTTTGCCTCCTATAATTGTCTTAATGTTTGGTATAGGTATTATTTTTCCATTGACACAGGTTGGCATGATGGATCTCTTTCCTAAAATGTTAGGAATTGCTTCTGGTTTATTCTTTTTTATTGAAATCATGTTTGGGGTATTTGCTGGATATATTTCAGGATCGTTTAAATCCGACAATCAAATTCCAATGGCGACTGTGATGTTTATATCTTCGACTTTTTTAGTTGTTTTTTATTATCTTTTAATTATGAGAAAAAAAGCCACTTAG